In Chelonia mydas isolate rCheMyd1 chromosome 10, rCheMyd1.pri.v2, whole genome shotgun sequence, a single window of DNA contains:
- the UBL7 gene encoding ubiquitin-like protein 7 isoform X9: MSLSEWHIAVKLADQPLAPKSILRLPETELGECPLGGCSISYLKQLITGKLQESVPDPELIDLIYCGRKLKDDQTLDFYGIQSGSTVHVLRKSWPEPDQKPEPVDKVAAVREFRVLHTALHSSPAYRDAVFKMLGNKESLDQIIVATPGLSSDPVALGVLQDKDLFSVFADPNMLDTLIPAHPALVNAIILVLHSVAGSTPLPTPETSSRSMPSSSYRDMPGGFLFEGLSDDEDDFHQSTRSTPSSSTSGSRPASLGYTGAAGPRPITQSELATALALASTPESSSHTPTPGTQGHSSGTSPMSSSVQSGTPITNDLFSQALQHALQASGQPAMQNPLRCHGLEVHCLGQPLWSAAGAAVGWSPSRTFSPDLQQGPFLKIPWKGETPAPDTQASIRAEGACFAHQKEQRDLVIWCLRGLEGVRTQRGKRFPPCAKAIKGGGTEQRGLPVVRNPLFTT, from the exons ATGTCTTTGTCAGAGTGGCATATTGCGGTGAAGCTGGCAGATCAGCCATTGGCCCCCAAATCCATCCTGCGGCTACCAGAGACTGAGCTTGGAGAGTGTCCTTTGGGTGGGTGCAGCATCTCCTACCTGAAGCAGCTTATCACTGGAAAGCTGCAGGAGTCAGTCCCAGACCCAGAACTTATTG atctAATCTACTGTGGCCGCAAGCTGAAGGATGACCAAACCCTTGACTTTTATGGCATCCAGTCAGGCTCAACTGTTCATGTCCTGCGGAAGTCATGGCCCGAGCCGGATCAGAAACCAG AACCTGTGGATAAAGTGGCTGCAGTGCGAGAGTTCCGGGTCCTGCACACTGCCCTTCATAGCAGTCCTGCATACAGAGACGCA GTCTTCAAGATGCTGGGGAACAAGGAATCACTGGATCAGATCATCGTAGCTACCCCTGGCCTCAGCAGCGACCCTGTTGCTCTGG GTGTCTTACAAGACAAAGATCTTTTCTCTGTCTTTGCTGACCCAAACATGCTGGACAC GCTCATCCCAGCTCACCCTGCTCTGGTGAACGCCATCATCCTGGTTCTGCACTCGGTGGCGGGCAGCACGCCTCTCCCAACTCCGGAGACCTCCTCGCGCAGCatgccctccagctcctacaggGACATGCCAG GTGGCTTTTTGTTTGAAGGTCTCTCTGATGATGAAGATGATTTTCATCAG AGCACAAGGTCCACGCCTTCCAGCAGCACTTCTGGGTCCCGCCCAGCATCGCTTGGCTACACTGGGGCTGCCGGACCCCGGCCAATCACACAGAGTGAACTGGCAACTGCGCTGGCCCTGGCCAGCACGCCTGAGAGCAGCTCACACACTCCTACCCCTGGCACCCAG ggTCACTCATCGGGCACCTCTCCGATGTCCTCCAGTGTCCAATCAGGAACTCCCATCACCAACGATCTCTTCAGCCAggccttgcagcatgccctgcagGCATCTGGGCAGCCCGCCATGCAG AATCCTCTCCGCTGCCATGGGCTGGAAGTGCATTGTTTGGGCCAgccgctctggtcagcagcaggagcagcagtgggatGGAGTCCCTCCAGGACCTTCTCTCCAGATCTGCAGCAGGGACCATTTCTGAAG ataccctggaagggggaaactcCAGCCCCAGACACGCAGGCCAGCATTAGAG CCGAAGGTGCCTGCTTTGCCCACCAGAAGGAGCAGAGGGATCTGGTGATTTGGTGCCTCAGGGGCCTAG AAGGGGTGAGGACCCAGAGAggcaaaagattcccgccttgtgccaaagccataaaagggggtggaacagaacaaagggggctgccagtcgtGAGAAATCCCTTgtttaccacctga
- the UBL7 gene encoding ubiquitin-like protein 7 isoform X7: protein MSLSEWHIAVKLADQPLAPKSILRLPETELGECPLGGCSISYLKQLITGKLQESVPDPELIDLIYCGRKLKDDQTLDFYGIQSGSTVHVLRKSWPEPDQKPEPVDKVAAVREFRVLHTALHSSPAYRDAVFKMLGNKESLDQIIVATPGLSSDPVALGVLQDKDLFSVFADPNMLDTLIPAHPALVNAIILVLHSVAGSTPLPTPETSSRSMPSSSYRDMPGGFLFEGLSDDEDDFHQSTRSTPSSSTSGSRPASLGYTGAAGPRPITQSELATALALASTPESSSHTPTPGTQGHSSGTSPMSSSVQSGTPITNDLFSQALQHALQASGQPAMQNPLRCHGLEVHCLGQPLWSAAGAAVGWSPSRTFSPDLQQGPFLKGMDGISPLNKQPGGERNIQSNSSHVAWPSLVLSPAEGACFAHQKEQRDLVIWCLRGLAEGVRTQRGKRFPPCAKAIKGGGTEQRGLPVVRNPLFTT, encoded by the exons ATGTCTTTGTCAGAGTGGCATATTGCGGTGAAGCTGGCAGATCAGCCATTGGCCCCCAAATCCATCCTGCGGCTACCAGAGACTGAGCTTGGAGAGTGTCCTTTGGGTGGGTGCAGCATCTCCTACCTGAAGCAGCTTATCACTGGAAAGCTGCAGGAGTCAGTCCCAGACCCAGAACTTATTG atctAATCTACTGTGGCCGCAAGCTGAAGGATGACCAAACCCTTGACTTTTATGGCATCCAGTCAGGCTCAACTGTTCATGTCCTGCGGAAGTCATGGCCCGAGCCGGATCAGAAACCAG AACCTGTGGATAAAGTGGCTGCAGTGCGAGAGTTCCGGGTCCTGCACACTGCCCTTCATAGCAGTCCTGCATACAGAGACGCA GTCTTCAAGATGCTGGGGAACAAGGAATCACTGGATCAGATCATCGTAGCTACCCCTGGCCTCAGCAGCGACCCTGTTGCTCTGG GTGTCTTACAAGACAAAGATCTTTTCTCTGTCTTTGCTGACCCAAACATGCTGGACAC GCTCATCCCAGCTCACCCTGCTCTGGTGAACGCCATCATCCTGGTTCTGCACTCGGTGGCGGGCAGCACGCCTCTCCCAACTCCGGAGACCTCCTCGCGCAGCatgccctccagctcctacaggGACATGCCAG GTGGCTTTTTGTTTGAAGGTCTCTCTGATGATGAAGATGATTTTCATCAG AGCACAAGGTCCACGCCTTCCAGCAGCACTTCTGGGTCCCGCCCAGCATCGCTTGGCTACACTGGGGCTGCCGGACCCCGGCCAATCACACAGAGTGAACTGGCAACTGCGCTGGCCCTGGCCAGCACGCCTGAGAGCAGCTCACACACTCCTACCCCTGGCACCCAG ggTCACTCATCGGGCACCTCTCCGATGTCCTCCAGTGTCCAATCAGGAACTCCCATCACCAACGATCTCTTCAGCCAggccttgcagcatgccctgcagGCATCTGGGCAGCCCGCCATGCAG AATCCTCTCCGCTGCCATGGGCTGGAAGTGCATTGTTTGGGCCAgccgctctggtcagcagcaggagcagcagtgggatGGAGTCCCTCCAGGACCTTCTCTCCAGATCTGCAGCAGGGACCATTTCTGAAG GGCATGGATGGAATCAGTCCCCTCAACAAACAGCCTGGCGGAGAGAGGAACATACAGTCAAATAGCAG CCATGTGGCTTGGCCATCCCTGGTGTTGTCCCCAGCCGAAGGTGCCTGCTTTGCCCACCAGAAGGAGCAGAGGGATCTGGTGATTTGGTGCCTCAGGGGCCTAG CAGAAGGGGTGAGGACCCAGAGAggcaaaagattcccgccttgtgccaaagccataaaagggggtggaacagaacaaagggggctgccagtcgtGAGAAATCCCTTgtttaccacctga
- the UBL7 gene encoding ubiquitin-like protein 7 isoform X2 encodes MSLSEWHIAVKLADQPLAPKSILRLPETELGECPLGGCSISYLKQLITGKLQESVPDPELIDLIYCGRKLKDDQTLDFYGIQSGSTVHVLRKSWPEPDQKPEPVDKVAAVREFRVLHTALHSSPAYRDAVFKMLGNKESLDQIIVATPGLSSDPVALGVLQDKDLFSVFADPNMLDTLIPAHPALVNAIILVLHSVAGSTPLPTPETSSRSMPSSSYRDMPGGFLFEGLSDDEDDFHQSTRSTPSSSTSGSRPASLGYTGAAGPRPITQSELATALALASTPESSSHTPTPGTQGHSSGTSPMSSSVQSGTPITNDLFSQALQHALQASGQPAMQNPLRCHGLEVHCLGQPLWSAAGAAVGWSPSRTFSPDLQQGPFLKIPWKGETPAPDTQASIRGRSRLAGWRTLDLTLGWEFFHLGSMQGMDGISPLNKQPGGERNIQSNSSHVAWPSLVLSPAEGACFAHQKEQRDLVIWCLRGLAEGVRTQRGKRFPPCAKAIKGGGTEQRGLPVVRNPLFTT; translated from the exons ATGTCTTTGTCAGAGTGGCATATTGCGGTGAAGCTGGCAGATCAGCCATTGGCCCCCAAATCCATCCTGCGGCTACCAGAGACTGAGCTTGGAGAGTGTCCTTTGGGTGGGTGCAGCATCTCCTACCTGAAGCAGCTTATCACTGGAAAGCTGCAGGAGTCAGTCCCAGACCCAGAACTTATTG atctAATCTACTGTGGCCGCAAGCTGAAGGATGACCAAACCCTTGACTTTTATGGCATCCAGTCAGGCTCAACTGTTCATGTCCTGCGGAAGTCATGGCCCGAGCCGGATCAGAAACCAG AACCTGTGGATAAAGTGGCTGCAGTGCGAGAGTTCCGGGTCCTGCACACTGCCCTTCATAGCAGTCCTGCATACAGAGACGCA GTCTTCAAGATGCTGGGGAACAAGGAATCACTGGATCAGATCATCGTAGCTACCCCTGGCCTCAGCAGCGACCCTGTTGCTCTGG GTGTCTTACAAGACAAAGATCTTTTCTCTGTCTTTGCTGACCCAAACATGCTGGACAC GCTCATCCCAGCTCACCCTGCTCTGGTGAACGCCATCATCCTGGTTCTGCACTCGGTGGCGGGCAGCACGCCTCTCCCAACTCCGGAGACCTCCTCGCGCAGCatgccctccagctcctacaggGACATGCCAG GTGGCTTTTTGTTTGAAGGTCTCTCTGATGATGAAGATGATTTTCATCAG AGCACAAGGTCCACGCCTTCCAGCAGCACTTCTGGGTCCCGCCCAGCATCGCTTGGCTACACTGGGGCTGCCGGACCCCGGCCAATCACACAGAGTGAACTGGCAACTGCGCTGGCCCTGGCCAGCACGCCTGAGAGCAGCTCACACACTCCTACCCCTGGCACCCAG ggTCACTCATCGGGCACCTCTCCGATGTCCTCCAGTGTCCAATCAGGAACTCCCATCACCAACGATCTCTTCAGCCAggccttgcagcatgccctgcagGCATCTGGGCAGCCCGCCATGCAG AATCCTCTCCGCTGCCATGGGCTGGAAGTGCATTGTTTGGGCCAgccgctctggtcagcagcaggagcagcagtgggatGGAGTCCCTCCAGGACCTTCTCTCCAGATCTGCAGCAGGGACCATTTCTGAAG ataccctggaagggggaaactcCAGCCCCAGACACGCAGGCCAGCATTAGAGGTAGGAGCCGCCTGGCTGGGTGGAGGACACTGGATCTAACACTGggatgggaatttttccatttggGGTCTATGCAGGGCATGGATGGAATCAGTCCCCTCAACAAACAGCCTGGCGGAGAGAGGAACATACAGTCAAATAGCAG CCATGTGGCTTGGCCATCCCTGGTGTTGTCCCCAGCCGAAGGTGCCTGCTTTGCCCACCAGAAGGAGCAGAGGGATCTGGTGATTTGGTGCCTCAGGGGCCTAG CAGAAGGGGTGAGGACCCAGAGAggcaaaagattcccgccttgtgccaaagccataaaagggggtggaacagaacaaagggggctgccagtcgtGAGAAATCCCTTgtttaccacctga
- the UBL7 gene encoding ubiquitin-like protein 7 isoform X8, producing the protein MSLSEWHIAVKLADQPLAPKSILRLPETELGECPLGGCSISYLKQLITGKLQESVPDPELIDLIYCGRKLKDDQTLDFYGIQSGSTVHVLRKSWPEPDQKPEPVDKVAAVREFRVLHTALHSSPAYRDAVFKMLGNKESLDQIIVATPGLSSDPVALGVLQDKDLFSVFADPNMLDTLIPAHPALVNAIILVLHSVAGSTPLPTPETSSRSMPSSSYRDMPGGFLFEGLSDDEDDFHQSTRSTPSSSTSGSRPASLGYTGAAGPRPITQSELATALALASTPESSSHTPTPGTQGHSSGTSPMSSSVQSGTPITNDLFSQALQHALQASGQPAMQNPLRCHGLEVHCLGQPLWSAAGAAVGWSPSRTFSPDLQQGPFLKIPWKGETPAPDTQASIRAEGACFAHQKEQRDLVIWCLRGLAEGVRTQRGKRFPPCAKAIKGGGTEQRGLPVVRNPLFTT; encoded by the exons ATGTCTTTGTCAGAGTGGCATATTGCGGTGAAGCTGGCAGATCAGCCATTGGCCCCCAAATCCATCCTGCGGCTACCAGAGACTGAGCTTGGAGAGTGTCCTTTGGGTGGGTGCAGCATCTCCTACCTGAAGCAGCTTATCACTGGAAAGCTGCAGGAGTCAGTCCCAGACCCAGAACTTATTG atctAATCTACTGTGGCCGCAAGCTGAAGGATGACCAAACCCTTGACTTTTATGGCATCCAGTCAGGCTCAACTGTTCATGTCCTGCGGAAGTCATGGCCCGAGCCGGATCAGAAACCAG AACCTGTGGATAAAGTGGCTGCAGTGCGAGAGTTCCGGGTCCTGCACACTGCCCTTCATAGCAGTCCTGCATACAGAGACGCA GTCTTCAAGATGCTGGGGAACAAGGAATCACTGGATCAGATCATCGTAGCTACCCCTGGCCTCAGCAGCGACCCTGTTGCTCTGG GTGTCTTACAAGACAAAGATCTTTTCTCTGTCTTTGCTGACCCAAACATGCTGGACAC GCTCATCCCAGCTCACCCTGCTCTGGTGAACGCCATCATCCTGGTTCTGCACTCGGTGGCGGGCAGCACGCCTCTCCCAACTCCGGAGACCTCCTCGCGCAGCatgccctccagctcctacaggGACATGCCAG GTGGCTTTTTGTTTGAAGGTCTCTCTGATGATGAAGATGATTTTCATCAG AGCACAAGGTCCACGCCTTCCAGCAGCACTTCTGGGTCCCGCCCAGCATCGCTTGGCTACACTGGGGCTGCCGGACCCCGGCCAATCACACAGAGTGAACTGGCAACTGCGCTGGCCCTGGCCAGCACGCCTGAGAGCAGCTCACACACTCCTACCCCTGGCACCCAG ggTCACTCATCGGGCACCTCTCCGATGTCCTCCAGTGTCCAATCAGGAACTCCCATCACCAACGATCTCTTCAGCCAggccttgcagcatgccctgcagGCATCTGGGCAGCCCGCCATGCAG AATCCTCTCCGCTGCCATGGGCTGGAAGTGCATTGTTTGGGCCAgccgctctggtcagcagcaggagcagcagtgggatGGAGTCCCTCCAGGACCTTCTCTCCAGATCTGCAGCAGGGACCATTTCTGAAG ataccctggaagggggaaactcCAGCCCCAGACACGCAGGCCAGCATTAGAG CCGAAGGTGCCTGCTTTGCCCACCAGAAGGAGCAGAGGGATCTGGTGATTTGGTGCCTCAGGGGCCTAG CAGAAGGGGTGAGGACCCAGAGAggcaaaagattcccgccttgtgccaaagccataaaagggggtggaacagaacaaagggggctgccagtcgtGAGAAATCCCTTgtttaccacctga
- the UBL7 gene encoding ubiquitin-like protein 7 isoform X3, producing MSLSEWHIAVKLADQPLAPKSILRLPETELGECPLGGCSISYLKQLITGKLQESVPDPELIDLIYCGRKLKDDQTLDFYGIQSGSTVHVLRKSWPEPDQKPEPVDKVAAVREFRVLHTALHSSPAYRDAVFKMLGNKESLDQIIVATPGLSSDPVALGVLQDKDLFSVFADPNMLDTLIPAHPALVNAIILVLHSVAGSTPLPTPETSSRSMPSSSYRDMPGGFLFEGLSDDEDDFHQSTRSTPSSSTSGSRPASLGYTGAAGPRPITQSELATALALASTPESSSHTPTPGTQGHSSGTSPMSSSVQSGTPITNDLFSQALQHALQASGQPAMQNPLRCHGLEVHCLGQPLWSAAGAAVGWSPSRTFSPDLQQGPFLKIPWKGETPAPDTQASIRGRSRLAGWRTLDLTLGWEFFHLGSMQGMDGISPLNKQPGGERNIQSNSSHVAWPSLVLSPAEGACFAHQKEQRDLVIWCLRGLEGVRTQRGKRFPPCAKAIKGGGTEQRGLPVVRNPLFTT from the exons ATGTCTTTGTCAGAGTGGCATATTGCGGTGAAGCTGGCAGATCAGCCATTGGCCCCCAAATCCATCCTGCGGCTACCAGAGACTGAGCTTGGAGAGTGTCCTTTGGGTGGGTGCAGCATCTCCTACCTGAAGCAGCTTATCACTGGAAAGCTGCAGGAGTCAGTCCCAGACCCAGAACTTATTG atctAATCTACTGTGGCCGCAAGCTGAAGGATGACCAAACCCTTGACTTTTATGGCATCCAGTCAGGCTCAACTGTTCATGTCCTGCGGAAGTCATGGCCCGAGCCGGATCAGAAACCAG AACCTGTGGATAAAGTGGCTGCAGTGCGAGAGTTCCGGGTCCTGCACACTGCCCTTCATAGCAGTCCTGCATACAGAGACGCA GTCTTCAAGATGCTGGGGAACAAGGAATCACTGGATCAGATCATCGTAGCTACCCCTGGCCTCAGCAGCGACCCTGTTGCTCTGG GTGTCTTACAAGACAAAGATCTTTTCTCTGTCTTTGCTGACCCAAACATGCTGGACAC GCTCATCCCAGCTCACCCTGCTCTGGTGAACGCCATCATCCTGGTTCTGCACTCGGTGGCGGGCAGCACGCCTCTCCCAACTCCGGAGACCTCCTCGCGCAGCatgccctccagctcctacaggGACATGCCAG GTGGCTTTTTGTTTGAAGGTCTCTCTGATGATGAAGATGATTTTCATCAG AGCACAAGGTCCACGCCTTCCAGCAGCACTTCTGGGTCCCGCCCAGCATCGCTTGGCTACACTGGGGCTGCCGGACCCCGGCCAATCACACAGAGTGAACTGGCAACTGCGCTGGCCCTGGCCAGCACGCCTGAGAGCAGCTCACACACTCCTACCCCTGGCACCCAG ggTCACTCATCGGGCACCTCTCCGATGTCCTCCAGTGTCCAATCAGGAACTCCCATCACCAACGATCTCTTCAGCCAggccttgcagcatgccctgcagGCATCTGGGCAGCCCGCCATGCAG AATCCTCTCCGCTGCCATGGGCTGGAAGTGCATTGTTTGGGCCAgccgctctggtcagcagcaggagcagcagtgggatGGAGTCCCTCCAGGACCTTCTCTCCAGATCTGCAGCAGGGACCATTTCTGAAG ataccctggaagggggaaactcCAGCCCCAGACACGCAGGCCAGCATTAGAGGTAGGAGCCGCCTGGCTGGGTGGAGGACACTGGATCTAACACTGggatgggaatttttccatttggGGTCTATGCAGGGCATGGATGGAATCAGTCCCCTCAACAAACAGCCTGGCGGAGAGAGGAACATACAGTCAAATAGCAG CCATGTGGCTTGGCCATCCCTGGTGTTGTCCCCAGCCGAAGGTGCCTGCTTTGCCCACCAGAAGGAGCAGAGGGATCTGGTGATTTGGTGCCTCAGGGGCCTAG AAGGGGTGAGGACCCAGAGAggcaaaagattcccgccttgtgccaaagccataaaagggggtggaacagaacaaagggggctgccagtcgtGAGAAATCCCTTgtttaccacctga
- the UBL7 gene encoding ubiquitin-like protein 7 isoform X17, translating to MSLSEWHIAVKLADQPLAPKSILRLPETELGECPLGGCSISYLKQLITGKLQESVPDPELIDLIYCGRKLKDDQTLDFYGIQSGSTVHVLRKSWPEPDQKPEPVDKVAAVREFRVLHTALHSSPAYRDAVFKMLGNKESLDQIIVATPGLSSDPVALGVLQDKDLFSVFADPNMLDTLIPAHPALVNAIILVLHSVAGSTPLPTPETSSRSMPSSSYRDMPGGFLFEGLSDDEDDFHQSTRSTPSSSTSGSRPASLGYTGAAGPRPITQSELATALALASTPESSSHTPTPGTQGHSSGTSPMSSSVQSGTPITNDLFSQALQHALQASGQPAMQKG from the exons ATGTCTTTGTCAGAGTGGCATATTGCGGTGAAGCTGGCAGATCAGCCATTGGCCCCCAAATCCATCCTGCGGCTACCAGAGACTGAGCTTGGAGAGTGTCCTTTGGGTGGGTGCAGCATCTCCTACCTGAAGCAGCTTATCACTGGAAAGCTGCAGGAGTCAGTCCCAGACCCAGAACTTATTG atctAATCTACTGTGGCCGCAAGCTGAAGGATGACCAAACCCTTGACTTTTATGGCATCCAGTCAGGCTCAACTGTTCATGTCCTGCGGAAGTCATGGCCCGAGCCGGATCAGAAACCAG AACCTGTGGATAAAGTGGCTGCAGTGCGAGAGTTCCGGGTCCTGCACACTGCCCTTCATAGCAGTCCTGCATACAGAGACGCA GTCTTCAAGATGCTGGGGAACAAGGAATCACTGGATCAGATCATCGTAGCTACCCCTGGCCTCAGCAGCGACCCTGTTGCTCTGG GTGTCTTACAAGACAAAGATCTTTTCTCTGTCTTTGCTGACCCAAACATGCTGGACAC GCTCATCCCAGCTCACCCTGCTCTGGTGAACGCCATCATCCTGGTTCTGCACTCGGTGGCGGGCAGCACGCCTCTCCCAACTCCGGAGACCTCCTCGCGCAGCatgccctccagctcctacaggGACATGCCAG GTGGCTTTTTGTTTGAAGGTCTCTCTGATGATGAAGATGATTTTCATCAG AGCACAAGGTCCACGCCTTCCAGCAGCACTTCTGGGTCCCGCCCAGCATCGCTTGGCTACACTGGGGCTGCCGGACCCCGGCCAATCACACAGAGTGAACTGGCAACTGCGCTGGCCCTGGCCAGCACGCCTGAGAGCAGCTCACACACTCCTACCCCTGGCACCCAG ggTCACTCATCGGGCACCTCTCCGATGTCCTCCAGTGTCCAATCAGGAACTCCCATCACCAACGATCTCTTCAGCCAggccttgcagcatgccctgcagGCATCTGGGCAGCCCGCCATGCAG AAGGGGTGA
- the UBL7 gene encoding ubiquitin-like protein 7 isoform X14 produces the protein MSLSEWHIAVKLADQPLAPKSILRLPETELGECPLGGCSISYLKQLITGKLQESVPDPELIDLIYCGRKLKDDQTLDFYGIQSGSTVHVLRKSWPEPDQKPEPVDKVAAVREFRVLHTALHSSPAYRDAVFKMLGNKESLDQIIVATPGLSSDPVALGVLQDKDLFSVFADPNMLDTLIPAHPALVNAIILVLHSVAGSTPLPTPETSSRSMPSSSYRDMPGGFLFEGLSDDEDDFHQSTRSTPSSSTSGSRPASLGYTGAAGPRPITQSELATALALASTPESSSHTPTPGTQGHSSGTSPMSSSVQSGTPITNDLFSQALQHALQASGQPAMQNPLRCHGLEVHCLGQPLWSAAGAAVGWSPSRTFSPDLQQGPFLKKG, from the exons ATGTCTTTGTCAGAGTGGCATATTGCGGTGAAGCTGGCAGATCAGCCATTGGCCCCCAAATCCATCCTGCGGCTACCAGAGACTGAGCTTGGAGAGTGTCCTTTGGGTGGGTGCAGCATCTCCTACCTGAAGCAGCTTATCACTGGAAAGCTGCAGGAGTCAGTCCCAGACCCAGAACTTATTG atctAATCTACTGTGGCCGCAAGCTGAAGGATGACCAAACCCTTGACTTTTATGGCATCCAGTCAGGCTCAACTGTTCATGTCCTGCGGAAGTCATGGCCCGAGCCGGATCAGAAACCAG AACCTGTGGATAAAGTGGCTGCAGTGCGAGAGTTCCGGGTCCTGCACACTGCCCTTCATAGCAGTCCTGCATACAGAGACGCA GTCTTCAAGATGCTGGGGAACAAGGAATCACTGGATCAGATCATCGTAGCTACCCCTGGCCTCAGCAGCGACCCTGTTGCTCTGG GTGTCTTACAAGACAAAGATCTTTTCTCTGTCTTTGCTGACCCAAACATGCTGGACAC GCTCATCCCAGCTCACCCTGCTCTGGTGAACGCCATCATCCTGGTTCTGCACTCGGTGGCGGGCAGCACGCCTCTCCCAACTCCGGAGACCTCCTCGCGCAGCatgccctccagctcctacaggGACATGCCAG GTGGCTTTTTGTTTGAAGGTCTCTCTGATGATGAAGATGATTTTCATCAG AGCACAAGGTCCACGCCTTCCAGCAGCACTTCTGGGTCCCGCCCAGCATCGCTTGGCTACACTGGGGCTGCCGGACCCCGGCCAATCACACAGAGTGAACTGGCAACTGCGCTGGCCCTGGCCAGCACGCCTGAGAGCAGCTCACACACTCCTACCCCTGGCACCCAG ggTCACTCATCGGGCACCTCTCCGATGTCCTCCAGTGTCCAATCAGGAACTCCCATCACCAACGATCTCTTCAGCCAggccttgcagcatgccctgcagGCATCTGGGCAGCCCGCCATGCAG AATCCTCTCCGCTGCCATGGGCTGGAAGTGCATTGTTTGGGCCAgccgctctggtcagcagcaggagcagcagtgggatGGAGTCCCTCCAGGACCTTCTCTCCAGATCTGCAGCAGGGACCATTTCTGAAG AAGGGGTGA
- the UBL7 gene encoding ubiquitin-like protein 7 isoform X16: protein MSLSEWHIAVKLADQPLAPKSILRLPETELGECPLGGCSISYLKQLITGKLQESVPDPELIDLIYCGRKLKDDQTLDFYGIQSGSTVHVLRKSWPEPDQKPEPVDKVAAVREFRVLHTALHSSPAYRDAVFKMLGNKESLDQIIVATPGLSSDPVALGVLQDKDLFSVFADPNMLDTLIPAHPALVNAIILVLHSVAGSTPLPTPETSSRSMPSSSYRDMPGGFLFEGLSDDEDDFHQSTRSTPSSSTSGSRPASLGYTGAAGPRPITQSELATALALASTPESSSHTPTPGTQGHSSGTSPMSSSVQSGTPITNDLFSQALQHALQASGQPAMQQKG, encoded by the exons ATGTCTTTGTCAGAGTGGCATATTGCGGTGAAGCTGGCAGATCAGCCATTGGCCCCCAAATCCATCCTGCGGCTACCAGAGACTGAGCTTGGAGAGTGTCCTTTGGGTGGGTGCAGCATCTCCTACCTGAAGCAGCTTATCACTGGAAAGCTGCAGGAGTCAGTCCCAGACCCAGAACTTATTG atctAATCTACTGTGGCCGCAAGCTGAAGGATGACCAAACCCTTGACTTTTATGGCATCCAGTCAGGCTCAACTGTTCATGTCCTGCGGAAGTCATGGCCCGAGCCGGATCAGAAACCAG AACCTGTGGATAAAGTGGCTGCAGTGCGAGAGTTCCGGGTCCTGCACACTGCCCTTCATAGCAGTCCTGCATACAGAGACGCA GTCTTCAAGATGCTGGGGAACAAGGAATCACTGGATCAGATCATCGTAGCTACCCCTGGCCTCAGCAGCGACCCTGTTGCTCTGG GTGTCTTACAAGACAAAGATCTTTTCTCTGTCTTTGCTGACCCAAACATGCTGGACAC GCTCATCCCAGCTCACCCTGCTCTGGTGAACGCCATCATCCTGGTTCTGCACTCGGTGGCGGGCAGCACGCCTCTCCCAACTCCGGAGACCTCCTCGCGCAGCatgccctccagctcctacaggGACATGCCAG GTGGCTTTTTGTTTGAAGGTCTCTCTGATGATGAAGATGATTTTCATCAG AGCACAAGGTCCACGCCTTCCAGCAGCACTTCTGGGTCCCGCCCAGCATCGCTTGGCTACACTGGGGCTGCCGGACCCCGGCCAATCACACAGAGTGAACTGGCAACTGCGCTGGCCCTGGCCAGCACGCCTGAGAGCAGCTCACACACTCCTACCCCTGGCACCCAG ggTCACTCATCGGGCACCTCTCCGATGTCCTCCAGTGTCCAATCAGGAACTCCCATCACCAACGATCTCTTCAGCCAggccttgcagcatgccctgcagGCATCTGGGCAGCCCGCCATGCAG CAGAAGGGGTGA